A stretch of DNA from Planococcus antarcticus DSM 14505:
GCCTTACTGCTGGCTGATGCGGGAGCTAATCTTGCAATTCTTGCCCGCAACGAGCAAGAATTGCAAGAGCTTGCAAAGGAAATTGAAGAAAAAGGGAGAAGAGCACTTGCGATATCGGTGGATTTACTGGATGTTTCGTCAATTCCAGGTGTAGTTCAAAAAATTGTCGCTGAATTCGGTAGAATTGATATTTTAATTAATAATGCAGGAACTAACATACCAAAACCAGCGTTTGAAACGACGGAGCAAGATTGGGATATGGTTATGGATTTGAACCTTAAAAGCCTGTTTTTTATGACAAAAGAAGTGGGGCGTCATATGTGTGATCAGAAGTCGGGCAAAGTAATCCATATTACATCCCAAATGGCTTTTGTAGGTTATTATGATCGAACTGCTTATTGTTCAAGCAAGGGAGGCGTCACACAATTAATGAAAGCGATGGCGATTGAGTGGGCACCTTATCAAATAAATGTAAATGCTATTGCACCGACCTTTATCGAAACACCGATGACCAAAAAAATGTTTGAAAAAGAGGAATTTCGTGATGAAGTACTTAGTCGAATACCTTTAGGCCGGTTGGCAAAACCTGATGACTTATTTGGAG
This window harbors:
- a CDS encoding SDR family NAD(P)-dependent oxidoreductase, with protein sequence MVTIQSIFGITDKVAVVTGASKGIGRDIALLLADAGANLAILARNEQELQELAKEIEEKGRRALAISVDLLDVSSIPGVVQKIVAEFGRIDILINNAGTNIPKPAFETTEQDWDMVMDLNLKSLFFMTKEVGRHMCDQKSGKVIHITSQMAFVGYYDRTAYCSSKGGVTQLMKAMAIEWAPYQINVNAIAPTFIETPMTKKMFEKEEFRDEVLSRIPLGRLAKPDDLFGAVLYLASGASDMVTGHSLVVDGGWTVW